A region from the Kineothrix sp. IPX-CK genome encodes:
- a CDS encoding valine--tRNA ligase, with protein MSKELAKTYDPKGIEDKLYQKWLDKKYFHAEVDRSKKPFTIVIPPPNITGQLHMGHALDNTMQDILIRFKRMQGYNALWQPGTDHASIATEVKIIEKMKEEGIDKNDLGREGFLERAWEWKREYGGRIIGQLRKLGSSCDWDRERFTMDEGCNKAVTEVFCKLHEKGWIYKGSRIINWCPVCNTSISDAEVEYEEQSGHFWHIKYPLMDENGQPSQTEFLEFATTRPETMLGDTAVAVNPEDKRYEHLIGRKVLLPLINREIPIVADSYVDMEFGTGVVKITPAHDPNDFEVGKRHSLPEINIMNDNATINANGGKFEGLDRYEARKAIVAELDEMGLLVKVEDHSHNVGTHDRCKTTIEPLIKKQWFVKMDELIKPAVEAVKTGEIKLAPERMEKTYFNWTDNIRDWCISRQLWWGHRIPAYYCDKCGETVVSKEAPPVCPKCGSQHFTQDPDTLDTWFSSALWPFSTLGWPEKTEDLDYFYPTDVLVTGYDIIFFWVIRMIFSGYEQMGEKPFHTVLFHGLIRDSQGRKMSKSLGNGIDPLEIIEQYGADALRLTLITGNAPGNDMRFYYERVEASRNFANKVWNASRFIMMNMEGKNESMISAGSKTIFEGLEPVDKWILSKLNRLIKEATDNMENFELGIAVQKVYDFIWDEFCDWYIEMVKPRLYNSGDEASQNAALWTLKTVLLNALKLLHPYMPFLTEEIFCSLQAQEESIMVSSWPVYKEEWSYTKEEKDLETIKEAVRGIRNVRTQMNVAPSRKAKVYVVSEKDDILTTFEEGRLFFSSLAYASETVIQKDKQGIEDDAVSVMIPNAALYIPFAELVDLGQEIERLKKEEKRLQSELNRVNGMLSNEKFISKAPADKIAEEKEKLEKYTQMQQQVALRLLQLRK; from the coding sequence ATGAGCAAAGAATTGGCAAAGACCTATGATCCTAAAGGTATTGAAGACAAATTATATCAGAAGTGGCTGGATAAGAAATATTTCCATGCTGAAGTGGATAGGAGTAAGAAACCCTTTACTATCGTGATTCCGCCTCCGAACATTACAGGCCAGCTTCATATGGGGCATGCGCTGGATAACACGATGCAGGATATATTGATCCGTTTTAAAAGGATGCAGGGCTATAACGCGCTTTGGCAGCCGGGAACAGATCATGCCTCTATTGCTACGGAGGTCAAAATCATCGAGAAGATGAAAGAGGAAGGCATCGATAAGAATGATTTGGGACGGGAAGGCTTTTTGGAACGCGCGTGGGAGTGGAAGAGAGAATATGGGGGAAGAATTATCGGACAGCTAAGGAAGCTGGGCTCCTCCTGCGACTGGGACAGAGAGCGCTTTACGATGGATGAAGGCTGTAATAAGGCGGTTACTGAGGTATTCTGCAAGCTGCATGAAAAAGGCTGGATTTATAAAGGCAGCAGGATCATTAACTGGTGTCCGGTATGTAATACGTCCATTTCGGATGCGGAGGTAGAATACGAGGAGCAGTCGGGACATTTCTGGCATATTAAATATCCTCTTATGGACGAAAACGGGCAGCCAAGCCAGACGGAGTTTTTGGAGTTTGCTACAACACGTCCCGAGACGATGTTAGGAGATACTGCGGTGGCGGTAAATCCGGAGGATAAAAGATATGAGCATTTAATAGGAAGAAAAGTTCTTCTTCCGCTGATAAACAGAGAGATCCCCATCGTGGCGGATTCGTATGTAGATATGGAATTCGGTACCGGTGTTGTAAAGATAACACCGGCGCACGACCCCAATGACTTCGAGGTAGGAAAAAGACACAGTCTGCCGGAGATCAACATTATGAATGATAACGCCACCATTAATGCAAACGGCGGCAAATTCGAAGGACTGGACCGTTATGAGGCGAGAAAGGCAATTGTTGCCGAGCTGGACGAAATGGGGCTGTTGGTAAAAGTAGAAGATCATTCCCATAATGTAGGAACCCATGACAGATGCAAGACGACCATCGAACCCCTCATTAAAAAACAATGGTTCGTTAAAATGGATGAACTTATAAAGCCGGCGGTAGAAGCGGTAAAAACGGGAGAAATCAAGCTTGCTCCGGAGCGAATGGAGAAGACGTATTTTAACTGGACCGATAATATCCGTGACTGGTGCATCAGCCGCCAGTTATGGTGGGGACACCGGATTCCTGCTTATTACTGCGATAAATGCGGTGAGACTGTAGTCTCCAAGGAAGCTCCGCCTGTCTGCCCGAAATGCGGCAGCCAGCACTTTACACAGGACCCGGATACGTTAGATACGTGGTTTTCTTCCGCGCTGTGGCCTTTTTCCACATTAGGATGGCCGGAAAAAACGGAGGATCTGGATTATTTTTATCCTACGGATGTTCTTGTGACGGGATATGACATTATTTTCTTCTGGGTTATCCGCATGATATTCTCCGGCTACGAGCAGATGGGAGAAAAACCGTTCCATACCGTATTATTCCATGGACTTATCCGGGATTCCCAGGGACGCAAGATGAGCAAGTCTCTCGGAAACGGAATCGATCCCCTCGAGATTATCGAGCAATATGGTGCGGACGCGCTCAGGCTGACTCTGATTACCGGAAATGCGCCGGGTAATGATATGCGCTTTTATTATGAGAGGGTAGAGGCGAGCAGGAATTTTGCCAATAAGGTTTGGAACGCATCCCGCTTCATCATGATGAATATGGAAGGAAAGAACGAAAGCATGATTTCCGCCGGAAGCAAAACCATCTTTGAAGGCCTGGAGCCGGTAGACAAATGGATATTATCCAAGCTTAACCGTCTCATTAAGGAAGCTACCGACAATATGGAGAACTTCGAACTGGGTATAGCGGTACAGAAGGTATACGATTTTATCTGGGATGAATTCTGTGACTGGTATATCGAGATGGTTAAGCCCAGACTATACAATTCTGGCGACGAGGCCAGCCAGAATGCGGCGCTTTGGACCTTGAAGACGGTGCTCCTTAATGCGCTCAAGCTGCTTCATCCTTATATGCCCTTCCTGACGGAGGAAATTTTCTGTTCTTTGCAGGCGCAGGAGGAGTCGATCATGGTTTCCTCATGGCCGGTATACAAGGAGGAATGGAGCTATACGAAGGAAGAGAAGGATCTCGAGACAATAAAGGAAGCAGTACGCGGCATCAGAAATGTAAGAACACAGATGAACGTAGCGCCCAGCCGGAAAGCGAAGGTATATGTGGTGAGTGAGAAAGATGATATTCTCACCACATTTGAAGAGGGAAGATTATTCTTTTCTTCTTTGGCGTATGCTTCTGAGACAGTGATTCAGAAGGATAAGCAGGGAATCGAGGATGATGCGGTTTCCGTAATGATACCGAATGCCGCTTTGTATATCCCTTTTGCGGAGCTGGTGGACTTAGGGCAGGAAATCGAACGTCTGAAAAAAGAAGAAAAGCGCTTGCAGAGCGAGCTTAACCGCGTGAACGGTATGCTGAGCAATGAAAAATTTATTTCCAAGGCTCCTGCAGATAAAATTGCGGAGGAAAAGGAAAAGCTGGAAAAATACACGCAGATGCAGCAGCAGGTAGCTTTGCGCCTGCTGCAGCTTCGGAAATAG
- a CDS encoding putative ABC transporter permease, with amino-acid sequence MNQKISYAELIRRKRNETYGFFFYTPLFFLLSFAGWLWEVLIYVVMEGEFVNRGVLFGPWLPIYGIGGLILSVVLGRYEYKPVRVFFISMLLSSVLEYLASWFLERTWGIRWWDYSNDFLNISGRICLWGSLMFGLSGWMLICYIIPYMRLLYRKIWKTEGGRKLLQLLCLALILLFTADATFAADFPNMGKSISYESPP; translated from the coding sequence ATGAATCAGAAAATTAGTTATGCAGAGTTGATCAGGCGGAAAAGAAATGAGACTTACGGATTTTTTTTCTACACACCGCTGTTTTTTCTGCTTTCCTTTGCAGGCTGGCTGTGGGAAGTATTGATTTATGTGGTGATGGAGGGAGAATTCGTCAATCGGGGAGTTCTGTTCGGCCCATGGCTTCCGATATACGGAATTGGAGGACTCATCCTTTCCGTTGTATTAGGGAGGTATGAATATAAGCCTGTGCGCGTATTTTTTATTTCGATGCTTCTCAGCTCCGTATTGGAGTATCTGGCCAGTTGGTTTCTGGAACGGACATGGGGAATCCGCTGGTGGGATTACAGCAATGATTTTTTGAACATCAGCGGGCGGATCTGTTTATGGGGGAGCCTGATGTTCGGACTTTCCGGATGGATGCTCATTTGCTATATCATCCCGTATATGCGTCTTTTATACCGGAAGATATGGAAAACGGAAGGGGGCAGAAAGCTGCTTCAGCTCTTATGCCTTGCGCTGATTCTTTTGTTTACGGCGGATGCGACGTTTGCGGCAGACTTTCCGAATATGGGAAAAAGTATTTCATATGAAAGTCCGCCTTGA
- a CDS encoding GNAT family N-acetyltransferase, translated as MFKLNNDDFNKIIPLVKSQNELSVFSVINGAMPGEIYANSIDNPTAALIKTCECNLIVGSSSDVNFNSEVSMVIDFWDPLTPDSSEWINLIPTIHKNHFIRKYKRRHYILSVDDFKECNKHLEDGFIIEKIDTDLLRNASYENSEKLLEWIADWGDDTRFEKDGAGYFIHNGNVIVSWSLSDCSFDKEITIGIHTDERYRKNGFGKIVVSAVVKDCFNKGYEKINWLCVDTNKGSIALAEKLGFKYNNNYYAFSTYPPIENIQDLSEAEWFEWGEYLENASKTESCLIWDSLYCYIKSNNIEKTISIMTTMEHSKINPDYSRFKDYITYLQDYGLCSNFRSQVWLDFLNRNT; from the coding sequence ATGTTTAAATTAAATAATGATGATTTTAATAAAATAATACCTTTAGTCAAATCTCAAAATGAATTATCTGTATTTTCTGTTATAAATGGTGCCATGCCGGGTGAAATATATGCAAACAGCATAGATAACCCAACAGCTGCATTGATAAAGACCTGTGAATGTAACTTAATTGTAGGTAGTTCCAGTGATGTCAATTTTAATTCTGAAGTGTCTATGGTAATAGATTTTTGGGACCCGTTGACGCCTGACTCAAGTGAGTGGATAAATTTAATACCAACGATTCATAAAAATCATTTTATTAGAAAATATAAAAGGAGGCACTATATATTATCTGTTGATGACTTTAAGGAATGTAATAAACATTTAGAAGATGGCTTTATAATTGAGAAAATTGACACTGATTTATTAAGGAATGCTTCTTATGAAAACTCGGAGAAACTACTTGAATGGATTGCTGATTGGGGAGACGATACAAGATTTGAAAAAGATGGGGCAGGATATTTTATACATAATGGAAATGTTATTGTGAGTTGGTCATTAAGTGATTGCAGCTTTGATAAAGAAATAACAATTGGAATTCATACGGATGAAAGATATAGAAAAAATGGATTCGGAAAAATAGTTGTTTCTGCAGTTGTTAAGGATTGTTTTAATAAAGGTTACGAAAAAATAAATTGGCTTTGTGTAGATACTAATAAAGGATCAATCGCTTTAGCTGAAAAATTGGGATTTAAATATAACAATAATTATTATGCTTTTTCAACATATCCTCCAATTGAGAATATACAAGATTTATCTGAAGCTGAATGGTTTGAATGGGGCGAATATCTGGAGAATGCCTCTAAAACCGAGAGTTGTTTGATATGGGATTCTCTGTATTGTTATATAAAATCTAATAACATTGAAAAAACTATTAGTATAATGACTACTATGGAACATAGTAAAATTAATCCGGATTATTCAAGGTTTAAAGATTATATTACTTATCTGCAAGACTATGGTTTGTGTTCTAATTTCAGAAGCCAGGTTTGGCTGGATTTTCTAAATAGAAATACTTGA
- the rsgA gene encoding ribosome small subunit-dependent GTPase A, with amino-acid sequence MKENGTQVHAIVCEVQRELFTLICEHGEIHAKLRGAFYRENSIFPVVGDKVLVYFNQNGDSIIEKVFERKSKFSRTDFSGHEAGYVKTIKEQVLAANFDYVFIVDSLNKNFNVNRITRYISVALKSGAKPVVILTKADLCNNVECYIKEVKSISEKIDICITSAKSGIGMKQLDSYLKSGSTIVLLGSSGVGKSTLVNAIAGKELMKVSEIRENDSKGRHTTTHRQLIMLPSGVAIIDTPGIRELGMWEASEGIDDTFSDIKELFGDCKYSDCTHTTEPGCAVKKAIENKIISNERWKLYCQLKNEDEWGKNKAIHISKQKLKNKISRT; translated from the coding sequence ATGAAAGAAAACGGAACACAAGTGCATGCTATTGTTTGTGAAGTTCAACGAGAACTGTTTACGTTAATATGTGAACATGGAGAGATTCATGCAAAATTAAGGGGAGCATTCTATAGAGAAAATAGTATATTCCCGGTTGTAGGGGATAAGGTATTGGTTTACTTTAACCAAAATGGAGATTCTATTATTGAAAAAGTCTTTGAAAGAAAAAGCAAGTTTTCAAGAACAGATTTTTCAGGACATGAGGCAGGTTATGTAAAAACAATAAAAGAGCAGGTACTTGCAGCAAATTTTGACTATGTTTTTATAGTTGATTCACTCAATAAGAATTTTAATGTGAATCGTATCACAAGATATATAAGCGTAGCATTAAAAAGTGGAGCAAAGCCAGTAGTAATTTTAACAAAAGCTGATTTATGTAACAACGTTGAATGTTATATAAAAGAAGTCAAAAGCATATCAGAAAAAATTGATATCTGTATCACAAGCGCAAAATCAGGAATTGGCATGAAGCAGCTTGATTCTTATTTGAAAAGTGGTAGTACAATTGTACTTCTTGGCTCATCAGGTGTTGGAAAGTCTACTCTTGTAAATGCAATTGCAGGTAAAGAACTGATGAAAGTCAGTGAGATACGAGAAAACGATTCAAAGGGACGCCATACTACCACCCACAGGCAATTGATAATGCTTCCATCAGGAGTTGCAATTATTGATACACCGGGAATAAGAGAATTAGGTATGTGGGAAGCAAGCGAAGGGATTGATGATACTTTTTCAGATATAAAGGAACTTTTTGGAGATTGCAAATATAGTGATTGTACACATACAACAGAACCTGGCTGCGCTGTAAAAAAAGCTATTGAAAACAAGATTATTTCAAATGAACGCTGGAAATTGTATTGTCAATTAAAAAATGAAGATGAATGGGGTAAAAATAAAGCTATTCATATATCCAAACAGAAATTAAAGAATAAAATCAGCAGGACATAA
- a CDS encoding helix-turn-helix domain-containing protein: MNDSILKQRAGIRLKEKCFQLLILSLPKRTWGIKMKLSEKIQMLRKKNGYSQEYMAEICNVSRQCISKWEADIALPNVDKLLILSKFFQVSIDVLLKDDLTIDGAQEIHTCGNNAVLNEKTGLYEGVLIKESIENDLILDYLTINKVEIWKTQGNPKYWTVIYFTSTNRDFPNLISEVMISDEARGGNWFVDFKAGNIKFIVFRNKILKYTIGNSIEKHEVCEECKKMGIPYEQMQWAE; the protein is encoded by the coding sequence TTGAATGATAGCATTTTAAAACAAAGGGCTGGTATAAGGTTGAAAGAAAAGTGTTTTCAACTATTGATTTTGAGTCTGCCAAAGCGCACATGGGGTATAAAAATGAAACTGTCTGAAAAAATACAAATGTTAAGAAAGAAAAACGGGTATTCGCAAGAATATATGGCAGAAATTTGTAATGTTAGCAGACAATGCATATCGAAATGGGAGGCGGATATAGCTTTACCAAATGTTGATAAGCTTTTGATACTGAGTAAATTTTTTCAGGTCTCTATCGACGTTTTACTAAAAGATGATTTGACCATTGACGGTGCACAAGAGATTCACACATGTGGAAACAATGCTGTTCTTAATGAAAAAACAGGCTTATATGAAGGCGTCCTTATTAAGGAAAGTATAGAGAATGATTTGATACTTGATTACCTTACTATCAACAAAGTAGAAATATGGAAGACTCAAGGAAATCCAAAATACTGGACAGTTATATATTTTACTTCGACAAACAGAGATTTTCCCAATTTGATATCAGAAGTAATGATTTCAGATGAGGCAAGAGGCGGAAATTGGTTTGTTGATTTTAAGGCGGGAAATATTAAATTTATTGTCTTCCGTAATAAGATTTTAAAATACACTATCGGGAATAGTATAGAAAAGCACGAGGTTTGCGAAGAATGCAAGAAGATGGGTATTCCCTATGAGCAAATGCAATGGGCAGAATAA
- a CDS encoding Type 1 glutamine amidotransferase-like domain-containing protein yields MKKIILTSAGFENKKIEQKFLDMVNRPSNEIRAIWIPTAATYDAAKAVLPKCMDDLLNAGITAENIKTYNLDYVMEYEEMADFDTVYVCGGDSRYLLDKMYEANFVSLLKRFIDQGGIYIGVSAGSCICVNGFEDNLGFLPCTLSVHCIEGNISGDIDINHTSHINLTNSQAIIIEEEECYILE; encoded by the coding sequence ATGAAAAAGATTATACTGACATCAGCCGGCTTTGAAAACAAAAAAATCGAGCAAAAGTTTCTCGATATGGTTAATAGACCATCGAATGAAATAAGGGCAATATGGATACCGACTGCTGCTACTTATGATGCTGCAAAAGCTGTACTGCCAAAGTGCATGGACGATCTGCTGAATGCGGGTATAACAGCTGAAAACATAAAGACCTATAATCTTGACTATGTAATGGAATATGAAGAAATGGCTGATTTTGATACCGTTTATGTCTGTGGCGGTGATAGCAGATATCTTCTTGACAAAATGTATGAAGCAAATTTTGTAAGTCTGCTTAAGAGGTTCATTGATCAAGGGGGAATATATATTGGTGTAAGTGCCGGAAGTTGCATATGCGTGAATGGATTCGAAGATAACCTTGGATTTTTACCGTGTACATTAAGTGTGCACTGCATAGAAGGCAACATATCCGGGGACATAGACATTAACCATACTTCACACATAAATCTAACAAATAGTCAAGCAATTATCATTGAAGAGGAAGAGTGCTATATTCTTGAATGA
- a CDS encoding SMU1112c/YaeR family gloxylase I-like metalloprotein has translation MKLNHVHHVAIIVSDYKKSKHFYVDLLGFEVVRENYRQERGDYKLDLRLGDMELELFGIPESPKRPSYPEACGLRHLAFKVEKIEEVIEELKGLGIETEPVRMDTFTGKKMTFFADPDGLPLELHE, from the coding sequence ATGAAATTAAATCATGTACATCATGTGGCAATTATTGTTTCCGATTATAAAAAATCAAAACATTTTTATGTGGATTTGTTGGGATTTGAGGTGGTTCGTGAGAATTACAGGCAGGAGCGAGGCGATTATAAGCTGGATCTAAGGCTGGGAGATATGGAGCTGGAGCTGTTTGGGATACCGGAAAGTCCTAAGCGGCCGAGTTACCCGGAGGCTTGCGGACTGAGGCATCTGGCTTTTAAGGTAGAGAAGATCGAGGAGGTTATAGAAGAGCTCAAGGGACTAGGAATCGAGACTGAGCCTGTCCGTATGGACACATTTACGGGAAAAAAGATGACTTTCTTTGCGGATCCGGACGGATTGCCGTTAGAATTGCACGAATAG
- a CDS encoding ECF transporter S component encodes MRNEKVYKIVFIGLIAALSYVVFTFLQIKITLPGGDATSIHLGNAVCVIGALLLGGVSGGLGGALGMTIGDLMDPVYVVYAPKTFLLKFFIGFITGIIAHKFGKISTETNSKKVFKWTVLAAVSGLLFNVIFDPLIGYYYKLLILGKPAAEITLAWNIAATSINAVTSSIVSVAVYMALRPALKKSGLFFNIGTIK; translated from the coding sequence ATGAGAAATGAAAAGGTTTATAAAATTGTATTTATCGGTTTAATCGCTGCTTTGTCCTACGTAGTATTCACTTTCTTACAAATTAAAATCACATTGCCTGGAGGTGACGCCACCTCTATCCATCTGGGAAATGCCGTATGTGTTATTGGGGCTTTGCTTCTCGGCGGGGTATCCGGAGGCCTTGGCGGTGCTCTCGGAATGACTATCGGCGACCTTATGGATCCGGTCTATGTTGTATATGCCCCCAAGACCTTCCTGCTTAAGTTTTTCATCGGTTTCATAACCGGCATTATCGCCCACAAATTCGGCAAGATTTCTACGGAGACCAATTCAAAAAAAGTATTTAAATGGACTGTATTGGCCGCGGTAAGCGGACTCCTTTTCAACGTAATCTTCGATCCTCTCATCGGATATTACTACAAGCTTCTCATCCTTGGAAAGCCTGCTGCTGAGATCACTCTTGCATGGAACATCGCTGCAACCTCCATCAATGCGGTGACCTCCTCTATCGTATCCGTTGCCGTATATATGGCATTGCGTCCTGCGTTGAAAAAGTCCGGTCTATTCTTCAACATAGGTACCATCAAATAG
- a CDS encoding PspC domain-containing protein, translated as MNMDNEYKKLTRSKFNRMICGVCGGLGNYLGMDPTVVRLIWLILSIASFGTGLIIYLVAAIVVPEED; from the coding sequence ATGAATATGGATAACGAATATAAGAAGTTGACGAGGTCGAAATTTAACAGGATGATTTGCGGTGTCTGCGGAGGGCTTGGTAATTATTTGGGAATGGACCCTACGGTGGTGAGATTGATTTGGTTAATTCTGAGTATAGCTAGCTTTGGAACGGGACTGATCATATATCTGGTTGCGGCCATTGTTGTTCCGGAAGAAGATTAA
- a CDS encoding DUF4097 family beta strand repeat-containing protein → MNKFTKICLITALILILVGGTICVIGFVSGGWKQVDEIGQNSSWAKMLYGVSYAYTGNWDNDTEDWADSIDDRTFDSIENEDYDDNWDFDMEDWGFDDAENWDYSGKGITVGSDYNQIEAGESGIKKMYIAIGGAALYIKEAQDGNFGIQKDGVGVYEYYAKDGVLHLTGDYKRFVKDGEKIYLYIPEGTHFEKVAIAEGAGLADLGELDADEIELQIGAGMATSDKINCRSLKMDIGAGKVTLEGVKAQELEMNVGVGHAYIEADITKEIDVACGLGAVELVLSGSEKDYNYKASCEAGSIKIGNRVYGALSSDTFVDNDAKKDCSLECAMGNIKISFE, encoded by the coding sequence ATGAACAAGTTTACGAAGATTTGTTTGATTACCGCATTGATTCTGATTCTGGTTGGGGGTACAATATGTGTGATAGGATTTGTGAGCGGCGGCTGGAAGCAGGTTGATGAGATCGGACAGAACAGCTCCTGGGCGAAGATGTTATATGGAGTGTCATATGCCTATACCGGGAATTGGGATAATGATACAGAAGACTGGGCAGACAGCATAGATGATCGGACTTTCGATAGTATAGAGAATGAGGATTACGACGATAACTGGGACTTCGATATGGAAGATTGGGGCTTTGATGATGCAGAGAACTGGGATTACAGTGGAAAAGGAATTACTGTAGGAAGTGATTACAACCAGATTGAGGCGGGAGAATCGGGTATAAAGAAAATGTACATTGCGATCGGAGGAGCGGCGCTTTATATAAAGGAAGCGCAGGACGGGAATTTTGGAATCCAAAAAGACGGCGTGGGAGTATATGAATATTATGCAAAAGACGGTGTGCTGCATCTGACTGGCGATTACAAGAGATTTGTAAAAGATGGAGAGAAGATATACCTTTATATCCCTGAAGGAACGCACTTCGAGAAGGTAGCGATAGCGGAAGGCGCAGGCCTGGCAGATTTGGGGGAACTGGATGCGGATGAAATTGAATTACAAATAGGCGCAGGGATGGCGACCTCGGATAAAATCAATTGCCGCAGCCTGAAGATGGACATCGGTGCCGGGAAAGTGACGCTGGAAGGAGTAAAAGCGCAGGAGCTGGAAATGAATGTAGGGGTAGGGCATGCGTATATAGAGGCTGACATTACGAAGGAAATAGATGTGGCGTGCGGACTGGGTGCCGTAGAGCTGGTACTTTCCGGTTCGGAGAAAGATTATAATTATAAAGCGAGCTGTGAGGCCGGAAGTATTAAAATAGGAAACAGAGTATATGGTGCTCTTTCCAGTGATACCTTTGTGGATAACGATGCCAAGAAAGATTGTTCGCTGGAGTGTGCGATGGGTAATATTAAAATATCCTTCGAATGA
- a CDS encoding DUF1700 domain-containing protein yields MNRLEFMQKLESLLSDISDGEREEALQYYNSYLNDAGVENEQEVLESLGTPEKIAKTIKEGLGDNAAVGEFTETGYKDYTAQHEEKNEVIKKKEKKALSGGMIALIVILCILASPLLVSIAGGLISAGVGIFVGVLGFFLGIALAGILLFVTAVVLLVIGIGYLFYAPLAGVCLIGAGLFVGGLSLFFIWLTVWICVKAIPWLIRVTADLIGKLFRKKGGERA; encoded by the coding sequence ATGAATAGATTGGAATTTATGCAGAAATTGGAATCGCTTCTCTCCGATATATCAGATGGAGAAAGAGAAGAGGCATTACAATACTATAACAGCTACCTGAACGATGCAGGAGTAGAAAATGAGCAGGAGGTACTTGAGTCTCTCGGTACACCCGAAAAAATAGCGAAGACGATTAAAGAAGGCCTGGGCGATAACGCAGCAGTCGGGGAATTTACGGAGACGGGGTATAAGGATTATACTGCACAGCACGAAGAAAAGAATGAAGTGATAAAAAAGAAAGAAAAGAAAGCACTTTCGGGCGGTATGATCGCTCTGATTGTCATTTTGTGTATTCTGGCCTCTCCGCTCCTGGTTTCCATAGCAGGAGGACTTATTAGTGCCGGAGTGGGGATCTTTGTGGGTGTTCTGGGATTTTTCCTCGGGATAGCGTTGGCGGGCATCCTGCTTTTTGTAACGGCTGTTGTGCTGCTCGTAATAGGGATTGGATATTTATTCTATGCGCCGCTGGCAGGAGTTTGCCTGATTGGAGCGGGCCTGTTTGTCGGAGGGCTTTCTCTGTTTTTTATCTGGCTTACTGTTTGGATCTGCGTAAAGGCAATTCCGTGGCTTATAAGAGTAACTGCGGATTTGATCGGCAAGCTGTTTAGAAAAAAAGGAGGTGAAAGGGCATGA
- a CDS encoding PadR family transcriptional regulator, which translates to MVFNTGAALLDAIVLAVVSNDPEGTYGYKITQEVRQVIELSESTLYPVLRRLQKDECLEVYDVECAGRNRRYYKVTEKGRVQLSLYKSEWKKYSQKISGMFEGGIVHE; encoded by the coding sequence ATGGTATTTAATACGGGAGCGGCACTGCTTGATGCAATTGTACTCGCAGTTGTGTCTAACGATCCGGAGGGGACTTATGGCTATAAGATAACCCAAGAGGTAAGGCAGGTCATAGAATTGTCAGAATCAACACTATACCCGGTGCTGAGGAGGCTGCAGAAGGATGAGTGTTTGGAAGTATATGATGTGGAATGTGCCGGAAGAAACAGAAGGTACTATAAGGTAACAGAAAAAGGAAGGGTGCAGCTTTCGCTGTACAAAAGCGAGTGGAAGAAATATTCTCAGAAAATAAGCGGAATGTTCGAGGGAGGAATCGTACATGAATAG